The DNA window TCGAAGACCACGTCGACGTCGTCGGGAACCAGCATGCGCAGGACCGGAGTCTCGCTGAAGCCGGGCAGGGCCGCGCGCTCGTCGCGCGTTCGGCCGAGGCAGAGCCGGTCATAGCCGGTCGGGAGCTTCGCACGCTGCTGCTCCTCACGCATCCGCGTGAGCCGTTCGGTGCTGCACCAGCAGTGATAGGCGTGTCCCGAGTCGAGCAGGCGCTGCGCGTAGCCGGGGTAGACGTCCAGGCGCTCGGACTGGCGGTACGGCCCCACCGGCCCGCCGACGTCCGGCCCCTCGTCCCAGTCGAACCCGAGCCAGCGAAGCATGTCGAAGACCTGGGCCTCGCTGTCGGCGACGTAGCGGGCCCGGTCGGTGTCCTCGATGCGCAGCACGAACGCCCCGCCCTGCTGGCGGACGAAAGCGAGGTTGAACAGCGACATGTACGCCGTCCCGACGTGCGGGTCGCCCGTCGGGGAGGGCGCGACGCGCAGGCGGACCCCGTCTCGGGGCGGTCGAGCCTCAGTCATCGCCCACCACCGGGTTGCGCAGCGTGCCGATCCCCTCGACCTCCACGCTGACCGTGTCCCCGACGTGGAGCGGACCCACTCCCGCCGGTGTCCCGGTCAGGATCACATCGCCGGGCAGCAGGGTCATCACCGCTGAGACGAAGGCCACCAGCTCGGCGACGCCGCGCATGAGGAGACTGGTTCTTGACGACTGGCGCAGCTCGCCGTTCACGCTGCACGTCAGGGCCACGTCGGAGGGGTCGAGCTCGGTCTCGATCCACGGGCCGAGCGGGCAGAAGCCGTCGAAGCCCTTGGCCCGGGTCCACTGGGCGTCGCTTCGCTGGAGGTCCCGAGCGGTGACGTCGTTGCCGCAGGTGTAGCCGAGCACCGCCTCGAACGCACGCTGGATCGGGACCTCACGGATGAGGCGGCCGATCACCACGGCCAGCTCGCCCTCGTGGTGCACCTCGTGGGAGAGCATCGGGTAGGGAATCGGGTCCCCCGGCCCGATGACTGACGTGGACGGCTTCAGGAACAGCACCGGCTCGTCCGGGATCTCCCCGCCCATCTCGCGTACGTGCTCGGCGTAGTTGCGCCCGACGCCGACGACCTTGCTCGGCAGGACCGGCGCGAGGAGGCGGACGTCGGCGAGGTCGACGGTGCGCTCGGTCCGCTCGATGACCCCGAAGGGATGACCGGCCAGCACCGTGACCGTCTCGCTGCCGGGTGCCCCCTCGACGAGCCCGAAGGCCGGGGTGCCGTCGAGGCTGATCCGGGCGATCCGCACGGCGGTCAGGCTACCGGCGGGGTGGCCGACGGCCGCAGCAGCCCGTACTCGACGGCGTCCTCGAGCGCCAGCCAGGATGCCGCGATCACGTTCTCGTGGACGCCGACGGTCGTCCACTCCCGCTCCCCGTCGCTCGTGTCGATGAGGACGCGGGTGACGGCGCCGGTGCCCTGCTTGCCCTCGAGGATGCGGACCTTGTAGTCGACGAGCTCGAGGGCCTCGAGGCGCGGGTACGCCGACACGAGGGCGGCGCGCAACGCGTTGTCGAGCGCGTTCACCGGGCCGTTGCCCTCCCGCGTACTGATCACCCGCTCGCCGCCCGCACCCGCGCGCAGCTTCACGGTCGCCTCGGACACGACCTCACCGTCCGGCCGCTGCTCCACGATCGTGCGCCACGACTCGACGACGAAGGGCCGGGCCCGTCCCTGTTCGGTCTCGGCGAGCAGCAACAGCTCGAAGCTGGCGTCGGCCGCCTCGAAGGTCCAGCCCTGGGCCTCGAGACCCTTGACCCGCTCGACCACCCGCCCCACGGCCTCGCGGTCACCGCTGAGGTCGTAACCGAGCTCACGGCCCTTGAGCTCGACGGACGCCCGGCCGGCCATCTCCGTCACGAGGACACGCATGTCGTTGCCGACGGCCGAGGCGTCGACGTGGTTGTACAGGTCGGCCGAGACCTTCAGCGCGCTCGCGTGCAGCCCGGCCTTGTGGGCGAAGGAGGAGACCCCGACGTAGGGCTGATGGGTGTCGGGCACCAAGTTGGCGATCTCGGCGATGGCGTGGGAGACCCGGACCGCCTCCGCGAGGCGGCCGTCAGGGAGGACCTTCATGCCCATCTTCAGCTCGAGGTTGGCCACCACCGCGAACAGGTCGGCGTTACCCGTCCGCTCGCCGTATCCGTTGGCCGTGCACTGCACATGGGTCGCACCGGCCTCGACCGCGGCGATGGTGTTGGCGACCGCGCATCCGGTGTCGTCCTGGCAGTGGATGCCGAGCCGTACGCCGCTGCGCGCGAGGACGTCCGCCACGACGCGCCCGACCTGCGAGGGAAGCATGCCGCCGTTGGTGTCGCAGAGCACAGCGACGTCGGCGCCTGCCGATGCGGCCGTCTGCAGCAGGGTCACGCCGTAATCGGGGTCGTGCCGGTAGCCGTCGAAGAAGTGCTCGCAGTCCACGAACACGCGGCGGCCCTCCCCGACGAGCAGCGCGACGGTGTCTCCCACCATGGCCAGGTTCTCGTCGTAGGTCGTACGCAACGCCTCCGTGACGTGGCGCACGTCGGACTTGGCGACCAGGCACACCACGGGAGCCTTGGACTCCAGCAGCGCGAGCACCTGGGGGTCGTCTGCGGCATCGACTCCCGCTCGCCGCGTCGATCCGAACGCCACGAGCTGCGCGTGCTGCAAGACGTTCTCCTCCACTGCCCGGTGGAAGAACTCGGTGTCCTTCGGCAAGGCGCCCGGCCAGCCGCCCTCCACGAAGCCGACCCCGAAGGAGTCGAGCAGGCGAGCGACGGCGAGCTTGTCGGCCACCGAGTACGTGATCCCCTCACGCTGCGCGCCGTCACGCAAGGTGGTGTCGTACACGTGGAACGCGTCGTCGGTCATCGGTGTCCTCGTCAGGTCCGGGCGGTCGCGGGCAGATGGTCACGGGCGGGCGGCGGGCAAAGAAAACGACCTCTCGCGGGACGCGAGAGGTCGGCGCACGGGCGGCTCGAGGAGAGCTCAACCAGTGCGCGGCCGGCTAATTCGGCGGGACGGCACGGAAGCAGTCTCGCATACGATCAGCGGCGTGGACAGGCGGGGCGTCGTACTCCGCGCGTCCGCCGCGGCGCTCCTGGTCCTCCTCGGCGGGGGCACGGCCGCCTGGGCACTGCGCTCCTCTCCGTCCGCGCAGGCGCAGCCGGCTCCATCCGGCCTGCCGGCACCCGGTACCTCCGCGTCGACGACGACCCCGGCGGGGTCCTTCGATGCGCAGCCGCTCACCGCCGCGGCGGCGTCCACGTCGAGCCCGCTTCGCCCGGGGGCGAGCACGCTCGTGCTCGGCGACTCCCTGGCCCTCGACGTCTACCCGTGGCTGGCCGACCTGCTGCCCGACCGCTACGTCTCCTACGCCGCGGTCGTCGGCCGGGCCACCCCTGCCACCTACGCCGCGCTGCGGTCCCTTCCGAAGGTGCCGCCGCTCGTCCTGGTGAGCCTCGGCACGAACGACCTCGACCCCGCGTCCTTCGCCCGGGCGGCCGAGGAGATCCTCACCTACCTTGGTCCGCACCGGTGTGTCGTGTGGTCCGACGTCGTCCGGCCCGACTGGGTGGGGGGCGGAGCCGCGGCGATCAACGCGGTGATCGAGCGGCTGGCCTCGACCCGCCCGAACCTGCACGTGCTGCACTGGACGTCGATGGTGGCGGCGCACCCGGAGTGGCTCGGCGGCGACGGGATCCACCCGCGGCCGGCGGGCGCGCAGGCGCGTGCCGAGGCCTTCGCCGCGGCGGCGCTCGCCTGCTCGCCGTTCGATGCCTCCGCACCACGGGCGAGCAAGCAGGTCCTTCCCGCCTCGGCGTTCACCGCACCGGGGCCCGGTTCGGGGACCACGAGCACGGCTGCGAGCACCCCGACCAATGTCGCGACGCCGTCCCCACGGACGTCACACGCGTCCGTGGCCCCGGCACGCTCGACGAGCTCCTCGCCCGGCACCCGGACCCCGCCGTCGAGCCCCTCGAGGGAACCGGCATCGGCGTCGAGCCCTCCGGCGCTGCCTCCGGCTCCCTCGAGCCCGACACCGACCCCGTCGGCGACGTGAGCAGTGCGCACTGCCATCCGGCGGCTCCGACCGGCGCTCCCGGTCCTCGTCGCCCTCGGCCTGGTGGAGGAGGTGGAGGAGGAGCGCGACGCGCGCCTGGTCATCACGACGACAGACCCCGACGGGCTGGCGGACGTCGTGACTGGCTGGCAGCGAGGCTGACCGGCTACTCGCCGCGGAGCCGGAAGCCGATCCCGGCGAGGGCGAACAGCCCCTCGCGCATGACGGCGAGCTTCTCGGTGGTGATCATCGCCGCGAGCTCGGAATCGACGGACCGCACCGCCCGCTGGACCTCCTCGGCCGCTGCCAGGCCTCGTTCGGTGAGTGTCACGGCCAGCCGGCGGCGATCCTCGGCGTCGACGTGCCGGTCGAGGTAGCCCCGCAGCACCAGGGTGTCGATGAGTTGGCTGGCGGCCTGCTTGGTCACCTGCAGGTCGTTGATGAGCGTCGCCAGCGTCGCGCCGTGGTTGGCCAGGCCCCCCAGGACGTACGGGCCGTTGCGCGGCATGTCGTGGATGTCCGCCGCGGCCAGCGCGCGCCGGACCGCCAGCGCGTAGGCGTTGCGGGCGGCGCGGAGCAGGGCCGGGATCACGACCTCGTCGGGGTCGACGTCATCACTCATGGCGGCAGCCTGCGCCGCCACCCGAAATGAAGTCAAGGACATTGACAGTCCAGAAGATTGACTGTCACGCGTCGACGATGCGGTGCATCCACCCGTAGGGGTCGGGGGCCGCGCCGGTCTGGATGTCCAGCAACGCGGCACGCACGCGCTGGGTGACCGGACCCGGCTCCCCGTCACCGACGCTCCACTGGCGACCGGCCGCCTTGACGCCGGCGATCGGGGTGACCACGGCCGCGGTGCCGCAGGCGAAGACCTCGCTGATGGCCCCCGAGGCGTTGCCCTCCTCCCACTCCTGGGTGGAGATGAGCCGCTCCTCGCTCGCGTAACCGAGGTCGCGGGCCAGGTGCAGCAGTGAGTCACGGGTGACCCCGGGCAGCAGCGCCCCGTTGAGCTGCGGGGTGACCAGGGTGACATCGGACCCGGATCCCTCGACGAAGAAGATGTTCATGCCACCCATCTCCTCGACGAAGCGGTGCTCGTGCGCGTCGAGCCACACCACCTGGTCGCAACCCTGGGCCGCTGCCTGCGCCTGGGCCACGAGGGAGCCCGCGTAGTTGCCGGCGCACTTGGCCTCGCCGGTGCCGCCCGGCGCGGCGCGCGTGAAGTCCTCGCACAGCCAGACCGTGACCGGCTTCAGGCCGCGGGGGAAGTACGGCCCGGCCGGGGACGCGATGAGCACGTACAGGTAGGAGTTCGCGGGACGGACCCCGAGCCCGACCTCGGTCGAGAACAGGTAGGGGCGCAGGTAGAGGCTGCGCTCGGCCCCTGACGGCACCCAGTCGCGGTCCTGCCACACGAGCGCCTCGATCGAGGCGACGAAGAGCTCCTCGGGCAGCTCGGGCATGGCCAGGCGTCGAGCGCTGCGCTGGAAGCGCTTGGCGTTGGCGCGCGGTCGGAACGTCGCGATCGAGCCGTCGGGCTGCCGATAGGCCTTGAGCCCCTCGAAGATCGCCTGACCGTAGTGCAGCACCATCGCGGCGGGATCGAGGGAGATCGGCGCGTACGGGACGAGCTGCGCGTCGTGCCATCCCCTCCCCTCCGACCACGCGACGGTGACCATGTGGTCGGTGAAGTGCCGTCCGAAGCCGGGGTCGGCCAGAATCGCCTCCCGCTCGGCGGCCGCCAGCGGGGTGCTCGTGGGCTTCAGGGCGATGCTCGTCATGGCATGACTCCTCGGTGTCGAGTCCGCGCTCGGACGTTACACGCTCAGCGGGCCACGGCCGCTGCGAGGGCGTCGCCGATCTGCGAGGTGGAGCGACGCGGCAGCGACGTACGGGCCAGCAGGTCGGCGGCCACCGCCGCCTCGACGCGCTGCGCCGCCTCGGCGTGGCCGAGGTGGTCCAAGAGCATCGCCACCGAGAGCACGGTCGCGGTCGGGTCCGCCAGCCCCTGGCCGGCGATGTCCGGTGCGGACCCGTGAACGGGTTCGAACATGCTCGGGTGGGCGCGGCTGACATCGAGGTTGCCGCTCGCCGCGAGGCCGATCCCCCCGGCGACGGCCGCGCCGAGGTCGGTGAGGATGTCGCCGAACAGGTTGTCCGTGACAACGACGTCGAAGCGTCCCGGGTCGCTGACGAAGAACATCGAGGCGGCGTCGACGTGGCAGTAGTCCACGCTCACGTCGGGGAAGTCGCTCGCAACCAGGTCGACCGTGCGCTGCCACAGACCGCCCGCGTGGACGAGCACGTTGGTCTTGTGGACGAGGGTGAGCTTGCGGCGCGGGCGCGCGGCGGCACGGCGAAAGGCGTCACGGACGACACGCTCGACGCCGTAGGCGGTGTTGAGGCTCTCCTCGGTGGCCACCTCGTGCACCGTGCCGTGCCTGAGGTTGCCGCCGGCTCCCGCGTACGGCCCCTCGGTGCCCTCCCGGACGACGATCATGTCGAGGGTCTC is part of the Actinomycetes bacterium genome and encodes:
- a CDS encoding glutamate--tRNA ligase family protein, producing the protein MTEARPPRDGVRLRVAPSPTGDPHVGTAYMSLFNLAFVRQQGGAFVLRIEDTDRARYVADSEAQVFDMLRWLGFDWDEGPDVGGPVGPYRQSERLDVYPGYAQRLLDSGHAYHCWCSTERLTRMREEQQRAKLPTGYDRLCLGRTRDERAALPGFSETPVLRMLVPDDVDVVF
- a CDS encoding fumarylacetoacetate hydrolase family protein; its protein translation is MRIARISLDGTPAFGLVEGAPGSETVTVLAGHPFGVIERTERTVDLADVRLLAPVLPSKVVGVGRNYAEHVREMGGEIPDEPVLFLKPSTSVIGPGDPIPYPMLSHEVHHEGELAVVIGRLIREVPIQRAFEAVLGYTCGNDVTARDLQRSDAQWTRAKGFDGFCPLGPWIETELDPSDVALTCSVNGELRQSSRTSLLMRGVAELVAFVSAVMTLLPGDVILTGTPAGVGPLHVGDTVSVEVEGIGTLRNPVVGDD
- the cimA gene encoding citramalate synthase, whose translation is MTDDAFHVYDTTLRDGAQREGITYSVADKLAVARLLDSFGVGFVEGGWPGALPKDTEFFHRAVEENVLQHAQLVAFGSTRRAGVDAADDPQVLALLESKAPVVCLVAKSDVRHVTEALRTTYDENLAMVGDTVALLVGEGRRVFVDCEHFFDGYRHDPDYGVTLLQTAASAGADVAVLCDTNGGMLPSQVGRVVADVLARSGVRLGIHCQDDTGCAVANTIAAVEAGATHVQCTANGYGERTGNADLFAVVANLELKMGMKVLPDGRLAEAVRVSHAIAEIANLVPDTHQPYVGVSSFAHKAGLHASALKVSADLYNHVDASAVGNDMRVLVTEMAGRASVELKGRELGYDLSGDREAVGRVVERVKGLEAQGWTFEAADASFELLLLAETEQGRARPFVVESWRTIVEQRPDGEVVSEATVKLRAGAGGERVISTREGNGPVNALDNALRAALVSAYPRLEALELVDYKVRILEGKQGTGAVTRVLIDTSDGEREWTTVGVHENVIAASWLALEDAVEYGLLRPSATPPVA
- a CDS encoding GDSL-type esterase/lipase family protein, yielding MDRRGVVLRASAAALLVLLGGGTAAWALRSSPSAQAQPAPSGLPAPGTSASTTTPAGSFDAQPLTAAAASTSSPLRPGASTLVLGDSLALDVYPWLADLLPDRYVSYAAVVGRATPATYAALRSLPKVPPLVLVSLGTNDLDPASFARAAEEILTYLGPHRCVVWSDVVRPDWVGGGAAAINAVIERLASTRPNLHVLHWTSMVAAHPEWLGGDGIHPRPAGAQARAEAFAAAALACSPFDASAPRASKQVLPASAFTAPGPGSGTTSTAASTPTNVATPSPRTSHASVAPARSTSSSPGTRTPPSSPSREPASASSPPALPPAPSSPTPTPSAT
- a CDS encoding MarR family transcriptional regulator → MSDDVDPDEVVIPALLRAARNAYALAVRRALAAADIHDMPRNGPYVLGGLANHGATLATLINDLQVTKQAASQLIDTLVLRGYLDRHVDAEDRRRLAVTLTERGLAAAEEVQRAVRSVDSELAAMITTEKLAVMREGLFALAGIGFRLRGE
- a CDS encoding branched-chain amino acid aminotransferase, translating into MTSIALKPTSTPLAAAEREAILADPGFGRHFTDHMVTVAWSEGRGWHDAQLVPYAPISLDPAAMVLHYGQAIFEGLKAYRQPDGSIATFRPRANAKRFQRSARRLAMPELPEELFVASIEALVWQDRDWVPSGAERSLYLRPYLFSTEVGLGVRPANSYLYVLIASPAGPYFPRGLKPVTVWLCEDFTRAAPGGTGEAKCAGNYAGSLVAQAQAAAQGCDQVVWLDAHEHRFVEEMGGMNIFFVEGSGSDVTLVTPQLNGALLPGVTRDSLLHLARDLGYASEERLISTQEWEEGNASGAISEVFACGTAAVVTPIAGVKAAGRQWSVGDGEPGPVTQRVRAALLDIQTGAAPDPYGWMHRIVDA
- a CDS encoding 3-isopropylmalate dehydrogenase; protein product: MRLAVIPGDGIGHEVVAEGLKVLEAATAGAGVKVETTEYDLGARRWHATGEALPDSVLAELGEHDAILLGAVGDPSVPPGVLERGLLLRLRFALDHHVNLRPVRLYPGVVSPVSAATPETLDMIVVREGTEGPYAGAGGNLRHGTVHEVATEESLNTAYGVERVVRDAFRRAAARPRRKLTLVHKTNVLVHAGGLWQRTVDLVASDFPDVSVDYCHVDAASMFFVSDPGRFDVVVTDNLFGDILTDLGAAVAGGIGLAASGNLDVSRAHPSMFEPVHGSAPDIAGQGLADPTATVLSVAMLLDHLGHAEAAQRVEAAVAADLLARTSLPRRSTSQIGDALAAAVAR